Proteins from a genomic interval of Spiroplasma endosymbiont of Lonchoptera lutea:
- the rplM gene encoding 50S ribosomal protein L13, translating into MRQTTIINSQDVKKTWYIIDASGLILGRLATKVASILRGKHKATFTSHVDCGDNIIIINAHKVILSGNKLNNKKYYNHSGFVGGMRVRTAKVMQDKYPIEMVERTIKGMLPHTSLGRKQGKNLFVYDSEKHPHSAQMPKLLVLQEEGS; encoded by the coding sequence ATGCGACAAACGACAATTATTAATTCACAAGATGTGAAAAAAACATGATACATTATTGATGCCAGCGGTTTAATTTTAGGACGCTTAGCAACAAAAGTAGCAAGTATTTTAAGAGGTAAACATAAAGCAACATTTACCAGCCATGTTGATTGTGGTGATAATATTATCATTATTAATGCTCATAAAGTAATATTAAGTGGTAATAAGCTGAATAATAAAAAATATTATAATCACTCTGGTTTTGTTGGGGGTATGAGAGTGCGAACAGCTAAGGTAATGCAAGATAAGTATCCAATTGAGATGGTTGAAAGAACTATTAAAGGAATGTTACCGCATACTAGTTTGGGAAGAAAACAAGGTAAAAATTTATTTGTTTATGATAGTGAAAAGCACCCGCATAGTGCTCAAATGCCAAAACTATTAGTATTACAAGAAGAAGGGAGTTAA
- the rpsI gene encoding 30S ribosomal protein S9, protein MKIKKEIIYRGTGRRKKSVAQVVLTSGKGNITINNKPALIFFPYATLIQELEQPLLVTDMKESFDINVKVNGGGFSGQAGATRLGIARALLAYSPDYRMKLRQKGLITCDSRIKERDKYGLKGPRAGKQFSKR, encoded by the coding sequence ATGAAAATAAAAAAAGAAATTATTTATCGTGGTACGGGTAGAAGAAAAAAATCAGTAGCGCAAGTAGTATTAACTTCAGGAAAAGGGAATATTACTATTAATAATAAACCGGCACTTATTTTTTTTCCTTATGCAACATTAATCCAAGAGTTAGAACAACCATTATTGGTAACGGATATGAAAGAAAGCTTTGATATTAATGTTAAAGTTAATGGTGGTGGTTTTAGCGGTCAAGCTGGAGCTACGAGATTAGGTATTGCAAGAGCATTATTAGCATATTCACCAGATTATCGGATGAAGTTAAGGCAAAAAGGTTTAATAACTTGTGATTCACGAATTAAAGAAAGAGATAAGTATGGATTAAAAGGTCCCCGAGCAGGAAAGCAATTTTCAAAAAGATAA
- a CDS encoding YitT family protein yields the protein MKKRVKFKKPSFSKQVKLFFQKIHNTKFTRIMRSLLLLTLAALLLTLTFNYFINPVGFYNGGFSGISQIIVYSIFSSPKEQAMWFYIVVLMLNIPFVIFGYFKVGRYFTVYTLFFMLMQTAWNFILRAIPILDQLKIMEELILPKDTDTGKAVMTLAAFIYAFIGSIIWGFAIAIAFIAGGSSGGSDFLAAYLAVWKKQGVGKFQKYMNYAIIVLAILIKYFVQKNEDNLIYAFFKNFTLYVSIIFATISTVVTNFIYPKFKLVNVMIFTKLPLDVCEYFKTHEYPHDTTLISSSDIKSGKVSGTIFATISLIEYKKVKYNVTRIDNKAFIVVIPVTMVYGTFNIQRFN from the coding sequence ATGAAAAAAAGAGTAAAGTTTAAAAAGCCTAGTTTTTCCAAGCAAGTGAAATTATTTTTTCAAAAAATTCATAATACTAAATTTACTCGCATTATGAGAAGTTTGTTATTGCTAACATTAGCAGCATTACTATTAACTTTAACTTTTAATTATTTTATTAATCCCGTAGGTTTTTACAATGGTGGTTTTAGTGGGATATCGCAAATTATTGTTTATTCAATTTTTTCATCACCTAAAGAGCAAGCGATGTGGTTTTACATTGTTGTTTTAATGTTAAATATTCCTTTTGTAATTTTTGGATATTTTAAAGTTGGCCGATATTTTACTGTTTATACTTTATTTTTTATGTTAATGCAAACAGCATGAAACTTTATTTTACGAGCAATTCCGATTTTAGATCAATTAAAAATTATGGAAGAATTAATTTTACCTAAGGATACTGATACGGGAAAAGCAGTGATGACTTTAGCGGCTTTTATTTATGCTTTTATTGGTTCAATTATTTGAGGTTTTGCTATCGCAATTGCTTTTATTGCTGGTGGTAGTTCTGGTGGTTCAGATTTTTTAGCTGCTTATTTAGCAGTGTGAAAAAAACAAGGTGTTGGTAAATTTCAAAAATATATGAATTATGCAATTATTGTTTTAGCAATTTTAATTAAATACTTTGTGCAAAAAAATGAAGATAATTTAATTTATGCTTTTTTTAAAAATTTTACTTTATATGTATCAATTATTTTTGCAACGATTAGTACTGTTGTTACTAATTTTATTTATCCAAAATTTAAATTAGTTAATGTGATGATTTTTACAAAATTACCATTAGATGTTTGTGAATATTTTAAAACTCATGAATATCCTCATGATACTACTTTAATTAGTTCTAGTGATATTAAGAGTGGTAAGGTTTCGGGAACAATTTTTGCGACAATTTCTTTAATAGAATATAAAAAAGTTAAATATAATGTAACAAGAATTGATAATAAAGCGTTTATTGTTGTTATTCCCGTGACGATGGTTTATGGTACCTTTAATATTCAAAGGTTTAATTAA